In Massilia violaceinigra, one DNA window encodes the following:
- a CDS encoding efflux RND transporter periplasmic adaptor subunit has product MKKKSIVIIVGLAVLIGAGAWYLGRGGESAAPGEQQAGTPAAGEKNGKGGAQPPAIVNVVAPQRQDVPVVLQANASVTPVSTVDLHPQTTSTIRKVHIKEGQFVKAGELMFSLDDRSERANIDKARAQMARDAATFADLERQYKRSEELFAQKFIAQSAVDTLKSQRDSARALVGAGQAALQAEQVNASYSAIRAPMAGRVGAINVFPGSLVQLSTSLTTITQLDPINIAFSVPEAALGELLAAQKSGAVTVEALGTAGAKAASGKLSFIDNTVDPLAGSIKVKALFDNKATSLWPGQYVTARVTVQTIRNAVVIPQAAIISNSRGTFVYVVDADQSAKQVPVTRLHAFGVNAAVSGLNGDEKVITEGKQNLRPGGKVKLAEAANPARAGKSAVAAQ; this is encoded by the coding sequence ATGAAAAAGAAGAGCATCGTCATCATCGTCGGCCTCGCCGTCCTCATCGGCGCCGGCGCATGGTATCTGGGCCGGGGCGGGGAGAGCGCCGCTCCGGGCGAGCAGCAGGCCGGGACCCCTGCCGCGGGCGAGAAGAACGGCAAGGGCGGCGCCCAGCCGCCGGCCATCGTCAACGTGGTGGCGCCGCAGCGCCAGGACGTGCCGGTGGTGCTGCAGGCCAATGCCAGCGTGACGCCGGTCAGCACGGTCGACCTGCATCCGCAAACGACCAGCACGATCCGCAAGGTGCATATCAAGGAAGGCCAGTTCGTCAAGGCCGGGGAATTGATGTTCTCGCTCGACGACCGCAGCGAGCGCGCCAATATCGACAAGGCGCGCGCCCAGATGGCGCGCGACGCCGCCACCTTCGCCGACCTGGAGCGCCAGTACAAGCGCAGCGAGGAATTGTTCGCGCAAAAATTCATCGCCCAGAGCGCCGTCGACACCCTCAAGAGCCAGCGGGACTCGGCGCGCGCGCTGGTCGGCGCCGGCCAGGCCGCGCTCCAGGCCGAGCAGGTCAACGCCAGCTACAGCGCCATCCGCGCGCCGATGGCGGGCCGGGTCGGGGCCATCAATGTGTTCCCGGGCAGCCTGGTGCAGTTGTCGACCTCGCTGACCACCATCACCCAGCTCGACCCCATCAACATCGCGTTCAGCGTGCCGGAAGCGGCGCTGGGCGAGCTGCTGGCCGCGCAAAAGAGCGGCGCGGTCACGGTCGAGGCGCTCGGCACGGCTGGCGCCAAGGCGGCCAGCGGCAAGCTCAGCTTCATCGACAATACGGTCGATCCGCTGGCCGGCTCGATCAAGGTCAAGGCCCTGTTCGACAACAAGGCCACCAGCCTGTGGCCGGGCCAGTACGTCACCGCGCGCGTGACGGTGCAGACCATCAGGAACGCGGTGGTGATCCCGCAGGCGGCCATCATCAGCAACAGCCGCGGCACCTTCGTGTACGTGGTCGATGCCGATCAAAGCGCGAAACAGGTGCCGGTGACGCGCCTGCACGCCTTCGGCGTGAACGCGGCCGTCTCGGGCTTGAACGGCGATGAAAAGGTCATCACCGAGGGCAAGCAGAATCTGCGTCCGGGAGGCAAGGTCAAGCTGGCCGAGGCCGCCAATCCGGCACGCGCCGGCAAGAGCGCGGTGGCGGCACAATGA
- a CDS encoding efflux RND transporter permease subunit, with amino-acid sequence MNLSELCIRRPVMVVLLSLSMILVGVLSYMAIPVAALPSYNTPVINVQANLSGASPETMASSVALPLEKQFSTIAGINLITSTSTQGQTSLTLEFDPSIDVNVAAIDVQAALLGAQRQLPQEMTELPSYRKVNPADAPVLFMAMTSPSMNLSELNDYAENLVAPSLSTLPGVAQVTVNGQKRFAVRVRAKADLMNARNLSMDELALALRAANSNAPLGVLDGPSQTMTIQGNAQLMNAAAFSDLIVATRNGEPVRLKDVASVEDSYQSVKAAGSYNGERSIVLLVQRQPNANTVQVVDAVRQLLPRFQAQLPASIKITLVNDRSVSIREAIHDVNLTLAGTVALVVLVIFLFLHRAAATFIPAVTMPISLLGALSLLYAFGYSLDNVSLLGITLAVGLVVDDAIVVLENIVRHIEMGKKPVEAALVGSREMGFTIVSISISLVAVFIPIFFMPGVIGLLFHEFAVVVGLSVLVSALVSLTLVPMLASRLLPAHSEQEGGEKSFIGRHFEAGFARVRDGYARSLDLALAHRFIVLAVAVGTFVLTIILYTTIPKGFFPEEDLGQLRMTIEAAEDTSTDAMLILQEKVVAVIRADPSVQDVTSFTGGGNTGRGFIALKPRDQRVKMPQVVERLRKATRQVAGVSVFLSPIQNLQLGGRPSKSRYQYTLQSVSSDALGDWANKYLERMRADPSFRDVTSDSQNRGLQATLKIDRDKANAMGVQIADVRTALYAAFGERQVSTIYSAAASYNVILEAELADRQSEDAVGRVSVRSKGGQLVQLSSFATVERTVGPTSVNHQGQLQAITLSFNLGADVPLGVATGKIDKMGVDMKLPASVITKYGGDAAVFQDSQSSQIILIVAALGVIYVLLGVLYESFIHPLTILAGLPSAAVGALLTLRIFGLDLTMIAIIGILMLIGIVKKNAIMMIDFALHAQRNEGLSPAEAIREACILRLRPILMTTLAALMGALPIALGLGAGAELRQPLGLAVVGGLLFSQVITLYITPVIYLFLDKYSGSGPMTDAQLATLEKAH; translated from the coding sequence ATGAATCTGTCCGAACTGTGTATCCGGCGCCCCGTCATGGTGGTGCTGCTTTCGCTGAGCATGATCCTGGTGGGCGTGCTGTCGTACATGGCCATTCCGGTCGCCGCGCTGCCCAGCTATAACACCCCGGTCATCAACGTCCAGGCCAACCTGTCCGGCGCCAGCCCGGAAACCATGGCCTCGTCGGTCGCGCTGCCGCTCGAAAAGCAGTTTTCGACCATCGCCGGCATCAACCTCATCACCTCCACCAGCACCCAGGGCCAGACTTCGCTGACCCTGGAATTCGACCCCAGCATCGATGTCAACGTGGCCGCCATCGACGTCCAGGCCGCGCTGCTGGGCGCCCAGCGCCAGTTGCCGCAAGAGATGACGGAACTGCCGTCCTACCGCAAGGTCAACCCGGCCGACGCGCCGGTGCTGTTCATGGCCATGACCTCGCCCTCGATGAACCTGTCGGAACTGAACGACTACGCCGAAAACCTGGTCGCCCCCAGCCTGTCGACCCTGCCCGGCGTGGCCCAGGTGACGGTCAACGGCCAGAAGCGCTTCGCGGTGCGGGTGCGCGCCAAGGCCGACCTGATGAACGCGCGCAACCTGTCGATGGACGAGCTGGCGCTGGCGCTGCGCGCCGCCAACTCGAATGCGCCGCTCGGCGTGCTTGACGGCCCGAGCCAGACCATGACCATCCAGGGCAATGCCCAGCTGATGAACGCGGCCGCGTTTTCCGACCTGATCGTGGCCACCCGCAATGGCGAGCCGGTGCGCCTGAAAGACGTGGCTTCGGTCGAAGACAGTTACCAGTCGGTGAAAGCGGCCGGCAGCTACAACGGCGAGCGCTCGATCGTGCTGCTGGTGCAGCGCCAGCCCAACGCCAACACGGTGCAGGTGGTCGACGCCGTGCGCCAGCTGCTGCCGCGCTTCCAGGCCCAGTTGCCCGCCTCGATCAAGATCACGCTGGTCAACGACCGTTCGGTGTCGATCCGCGAAGCCATCCACGACGTCAACCTGACCCTGGCCGGCACCGTGGCGCTGGTGGTGCTGGTGATCTTCCTGTTCCTGCACCGCGCCGCCGCCACTTTCATTCCGGCCGTCACCATGCCGATTTCCCTGCTGGGCGCCTTGTCGCTGCTGTACGCCTTCGGCTACAGCCTCGACAACGTGTCCCTGCTCGGCATCACCCTGGCCGTCGGCCTGGTGGTCGACGACGCCATCGTGGTGCTGGAAAACATCGTGCGCCACATCGAAATGGGCAAGAAGCCGGTCGAGGCCGCCTTGGTCGGGTCGCGCGAAATGGGCTTTACCATCGTCTCGATTTCGATTTCGCTGGTGGCCGTGTTCATCCCGATCTTCTTCATGCCGGGCGTGATCGGCCTGCTGTTCCACGAATTCGCGGTGGTGGTCGGGCTGTCGGTGCTGGTGTCGGCGCTGGTGTCGTTGACCTTGGTGCCGATGCTGGCCAGCCGCCTGCTGCCGGCCCATTCGGAGCAAGAGGGCGGCGAGAAGAGCTTTATCGGACGCCACTTCGAGGCGGGCTTTGCGCGCGTGCGCGATGGTTACGCGCGCTCGCTCGACCTGGCGCTGGCGCACCGCTTCATCGTGCTGGCGGTCGCCGTCGGCACGTTCGTTTTGACGATCATCCTGTACACCACCATTCCCAAGGGCTTTTTCCCCGAGGAAGACCTGGGCCAGCTGCGCATGACCATCGAAGCGGCCGAGGATACCTCGACCGACGCCATGCTGATCCTGCAGGAAAAAGTGGTGGCCGTGATCCGTGCCGACCCGAGCGTGCAGGATGTGACGTCCTTCACCGGCGGCGGCAACACCGGACGCGGCTTCATCGCCCTGAAACCGCGCGACCAGCGCGTGAAAATGCCGCAGGTGGTCGAGCGTTTGCGCAAGGCCACGCGCCAGGTGGCGGGCGTGTCGGTGTTCCTCTCGCCGATCCAGAACCTGCAGCTGGGCGGACGGCCCAGCAAGAGCCGCTACCAGTACACGCTGCAAAGCGTCAGTTCCGACGCGCTGGGCGACTGGGCCAACAAATACCTGGAGCGCATGCGCGCCGACCCAAGCTTCCGTGACGTCACCAGCGATTCCCAGAACCGCGGCCTGCAAGCGACCCTGAAGATCGACCGCGACAAGGCCAACGCCATGGGAGTGCAGATCGCCGACGTGCGCACCGCCCTGTACGCGGCCTTCGGCGAGCGCCAGGTCTCGACCATCTATTCGGCCGCCGCCAGCTACAACGTGATCCTGGAAGCCGAACTGGCCGACCGCCAGTCGGAAGACGCCGTGGGGCGCGTCTCGGTGCGCAGCAAGGGCGGCCAGCTGGTGCAGTTGTCGAGTTTTGCGACGGTCGAGCGCACCGTGGGGCCGACCTCGGTCAATCACCAGGGCCAGCTGCAGGCGATCACCCTGTCGTTCAACCTGGGCGCCGACGTGCCGCTGGGCGTGGCCACTGGCAAGATCGACAAGATGGGCGTGGACATGAAACTGCCGGCCTCGGTCATCACCAAATACGGCGGCGACGCGGCCGTGTTCCAGGATTCGCAGTCGAGCCAGATCATCCTGATCGTGGCCGCGCTCGGCGTCATCTACGTGCTGCTGGGCGTGCTGTACGAGAGCTTCATCCACCCGCTGACCATCCTGGCCGGCTTGCCCTCGGCCGCCGTCGGCGCGCTGCTGACCTTGCGCATCTTCGGGCTGGACCTGACCATGATCGCCATTATCGGTATTCTGATGCTGATCGGGATCGTCAAGAAAAACGCCATCATGATGATCGACTTCGCCCTGCACGCCCAGCGCAACGAGGGCTTGAGTCCGGCCGAGGCGATCCGCGAAGCCTGCATCCTGCGCCTGCGCCCGATCCTCATGACCACCCTGGCCGCGCTGATGGGCGCGCTGCCGATCGCGCTCGGCCTGGGCGCCGGCGCCGAACTGCGCCAGCCGCTCGGACTGGCCGTGGTCGGCGGCTTGCTGTTTTCGCAAGTCATCACGCTCTACATCACCCCCGTGATCTACCTGTTCCTCGACAAGTACAGCGGCAGCGGACCGATGACCGATGCCCAGCTGGCCACCCTGGAAAAGGCGCATTGA
- a CDS encoding FAD/NAD(P)-binding protein, whose translation MKRYSVTLIGMGPRGLSILERIAAFARAHNTPLQVNLIEPGECGPGVHSPNQPQHLLINTVASQVTIFPFREAVELAPVCATPSLTEWARDEGYRRFGEQFVQVVPGEEGGTAITESDYLPRQLLGRYLIWAYDTIRAALPPTVTLTHLRHRAIDMFQMPDGSFMVELDSGFSVSSDFVFLTTGHSRNNLTDEEAWCHKFAQDHARYNGKLAFIRHVYPLDKLVGIASDARVAIEGLGLTAHDVVSQLTVGRGGRFEPAGSGLRYVRSGREPALMLFSRKCLPAAARGVNQKGLNGRHQARFFTRDAVRTLRQQAQRERGSPQLDFDRELLPLLMQEMGCAWRSALGRPVPEGAAYELGAEERAALEGMLFPLQGRSFANADDFSTFFTCVIADDLSEARRGNQGSPVKAAADVLRDARTVLQDMIEHGGLTASSHRKFLSVYNPAINRVTFGPPSHRNEQLLALIEAGVLSVAAGPNAAIRIDEDLSQFALHTRFASGAAIQHVDALIVARLDVFSPETDESALIRNLLKRGTIRPFYNGTFHPGGVDIDQANHPLDSAARPVGNLWALGYLVEGPHYYTHALPRPRMHSRHVLDAERCVRELFGQLEERANARRPLRPRVLAAAERATT comes from the coding sequence ATGAAACGTTACAGCGTCACCCTCATCGGCATGGGCCCGCGCGGCCTGTCCATTCTCGAACGCATCGCCGCGTTTGCGCGCGCGCACAACACGCCGCTGCAAGTCAATCTGATCGAGCCGGGCGAGTGCGGGCCCGGGGTGCACTCGCCGAACCAGCCGCAGCACCTCCTGATCAATACCGTGGCCAGCCAGGTCACCATTTTCCCCTTCCGCGAGGCGGTCGAACTGGCCCCGGTCTGCGCCACGCCCTCGCTGACCGAATGGGCGCGCGACGAAGGCTACCGCCGCTTCGGCGAGCAGTTCGTGCAGGTGGTGCCGGGGGAAGAGGGCGGCACCGCCATCACCGAGTCCGACTACCTGCCGCGCCAGCTGCTGGGGCGCTACCTGATCTGGGCCTACGACACCATCCGCGCGGCCCTGCCGCCGACGGTGACGCTGACCCACCTGCGGCACCGCGCCATCGACATGTTCCAGATGCCGGACGGCAGCTTCATGGTGGAACTCGACAGCGGCTTTTCGGTCAGCAGCGATTTTGTCTTCCTGACCACCGGCCACAGCCGCAATAACCTGACCGACGAGGAAGCCTGGTGCCACAAGTTTGCCCAGGACCACGCGCGCTACAACGGCAAGCTGGCCTTCATCCGCCACGTGTATCCGCTCGACAAGCTGGTCGGCATCGCCAGCGACGCCCGGGTCGCCATCGAAGGGCTGGGCCTGACGGCGCACGATGTGGTTTCGCAGCTGACGGTGGGCCGGGGCGGGCGCTTCGAGCCGGCCGGCAGCGGCCTGCGCTACGTCCGCTCGGGACGCGAGCCGGCGCTGATGCTGTTTTCGCGCAAATGCCTGCCGGCGGCGGCGCGCGGCGTCAACCAGAAAGGCTTGAATGGGCGCCACCAGGCGCGCTTTTTCACGCGCGACGCGGTGCGCACCCTGCGCCAGCAAGCCCAGCGCGAGCGCGGCAGCCCCCAGCTCGACTTCGACCGCGAACTGCTGCCGCTGCTGATGCAGGAAATGGGCTGCGCCTGGCGCAGCGCGCTGGGGCGTCCCGTGCCCGAGGGCGCGGCGTACGAGCTTGGCGCCGAGGAGCGCGCCGCGCTCGAGGGCATGCTGTTTCCCCTGCAGGGACGCAGTTTTGCCAACGCCGACGATTTTTCGACCTTTTTCACCTGCGTGATCGCCGACGACCTGTCGGAAGCGCGGCGCGGCAACCAGGGCAGCCCGGTCAAGGCCGCGGCCGACGTGCTGCGCGACGCCCGCACCGTGCTGCAGGACATGATCGAGCATGGCGGCCTGACCGCTTCATCGCACCGCAAGTTCCTCAGTGTGTATAACCCGGCCATCAACCGCGTCACCTTCGGCCCGCCCAGCCATCGCAACGAGCAATTGCTGGCGCTGATCGAAGCCGGCGTGCTGAGCGTGGCGGCCGGCCCCAACGCGGCCATCCGCATCGACGAAGACCTTTCCCAGTTCGCCCTGCACACGCGCTTCGCCTCCGGCGCGGCGATCCAGCACGTCGATGCGCTGATCGTGGCCCGGCTCGACGTCTTCTCGCCCGAGACCGACGAAAGTGCGCTGATCCGCAACCTGCTCAAGCGCGGCACCATCCGGCCCTTTTACAACGGCACCTTCCACCCGGGCGGGGTCGACATCGACCAGGCCAACCATCCGCTCGACAGCGCGGCGCGCCCGGTCGGCAACCTGTGGGCGCTCGGCTACCTGGTCGAAGGCCCCCATTACTATACCCACGCCCTGCCACGGCCCCGGATGCACTCGCGCCACGTGCTCGACGCCGAACGCTGCGTGCGCGAACTGTTCGGCCAGCTGGAAGAGCGCGCCAACGCGCGGCGCCCGCTGCGTCCACGGGTCCTGGCGGCCGCCGAACGCGCCACCACCTGA
- the hemB gene encoding porphobilinogen synthase produces the protein MSTIPVQFPATRMRRMRRDPFSRAMVRENTITSSDLIYPVFIVDGVNQRQPISAMPGIERLSVDLLLQVAEECVSLGIPVLALFPSIDASLKTADGIEAINPDGLIPRAVRALKARFPELGVLTDIALDPYTSHGQDGLIDDNGYVLNDETTTMLIRQALCHAQAGVDVVAPSDMMDGRIGALRQAFEEQGYIHTRIMAYSAKYASAFYGPFREAVSSAASLGKSDKFTYQMDPANGDEALREVALDIAEGADMVMVKPGMPYLDIVRRVKEEFRVPTFAYQVSGEYAMIKAAVQNGWLDHDKVMMEAMMAFKRAGADGVLTYFALDIARLLKAKA, from the coding sequence ATGTCCACCATTCCAGTGCAGTTCCCCGCCACGCGCATGCGCCGCATGCGGCGCGACCCGTTTTCGCGCGCCATGGTGCGCGAAAACACGATCACCTCGTCCGACCTGATTTATCCGGTCTTCATCGTCGATGGCGTCAACCAGCGCCAGCCGATCTCGGCGATGCCGGGCATCGAGCGTCTCTCGGTCGACCTGCTGCTGCAGGTGGCCGAGGAATGCGTCAGCCTCGGCATTCCGGTGCTGGCCCTGTTTCCCTCGATCGATGCATCCCTGAAAACCGCCGACGGAATCGAAGCAATCAATCCGGACGGCCTGATTCCGCGCGCCGTGCGTGCCCTGAAGGCGCGCTTTCCGGAACTGGGCGTGCTGACCGACATCGCGCTCGACCCGTACACCAGCCACGGCCAGGATGGCCTGATCGACGATAACGGCTACGTGCTCAACGACGAAACCACCACCATGCTGATCCGCCAGGCCCTGTGCCACGCGCAGGCCGGAGTGGACGTGGTGGCGCCGTCGGACATGATGGACGGGCGCATCGGCGCGCTGCGCCAGGCGTTCGAGGAACAGGGTTACATCCACACCCGCATCATGGCGTATTCGGCCAAGTACGCGTCGGCCTTTTACGGTCCGTTCCGCGAGGCGGTCAGTTCGGCGGCCTCGCTGGGCAAGAGCGACAAGTTTACCTACCAGATGGACCCGGCCAACGGCGACGAAGCGCTGCGCGAAGTGGCGCTCGACATCGCCGAGGGCGCCGACATGGTCATGGTCAAGCCGGGCATGCCGTATCTGGACATCGTGCGCCGCGTGAAGGAAGAGTTTCGCGTGCCCACCTTTGCCTACCAGGTCAGCGGCGAGTACGCGATGATCAAGGCGGCCGTGCAGAACGGCTGGCTGGACCATGACAAGGTGATGATGGAAGCGATGATGGCGTTCAAGCGCGCCGGCGCCGATGGCGTGCTGACGTATTTCGCGCTCGATATTGCGCGTTTGCTCAAGGCGAAAGCTTAA
- the yihA gene encoding ribosome biogenesis GTP-binding protein YihA/YsxC: MSKLWQARFFTTVNQLRDLPNTQAPEIAFAGRSNAGKSTAINILTNQKGLAFASKTPGRTQHINYFSIGGAHVGQHRKDATIVEEIEALLVDLPGYGYAEVSGSAKLHWQKLLGDYVQRRDQLAALVLIMDSRRPFTELDVQMLEWFAPTGKPIHCILTKADKLNRNESTNALRQARMMLESYVDEDGEGFPFTVQLFSALKRVGIEEANDKIIDLLGLTPIETDPDTPLVDPVDSDD, encoded by the coding sequence ATGTCCAAACTCTGGCAAGCCCGTTTCTTCACGACCGTCAACCAACTGCGCGATCTGCCCAATACGCAGGCACCGGAAATCGCCTTCGCCGGGCGTTCCAACGCAGGGAAGTCGACCGCCATTAACATTCTGACAAATCAGAAAGGCCTCGCGTTCGCGTCCAAAACGCCGGGCCGCACCCAGCACATTAATTATTTTTCGATCGGTGGCGCGCACGTCGGCCAACACCGCAAGGATGCCACCATCGTCGAGGAAATCGAGGCGCTGCTGGTCGACTTGCCCGGCTACGGCTACGCCGAAGTGTCCGGTTCGGCCAAGCTGCACTGGCAAAAGCTGCTGGGCGACTACGTCCAGCGCCGCGACCAGCTCGCCGCACTGGTACTGATCATGGATTCGCGCCGTCCGTTCACCGAACTGGACGTGCAGATGCTCGAATGGTTCGCCCCGACCGGCAAGCCGATCCACTGCATCCTGACCAAGGCCGACAAGCTCAACCGCAATGAATCGACGAATGCCCTGCGCCAGGCGCGCATGATGCTCGAAAGCTATGTCGACGAAGATGGCGAAGGCTTCCCGTTCACGGTGCAGCTGTTCTCGGCGCTCAAGCGCGTCGGCATCGAGGAAGCCAACGACAAGATCATCGACCTGCTGGGGCTGACGCCGATCGAGACCGATCCCGACACGCCGCTGGTCGATCCGGTCGACAGCGACGACTAA
- a CDS encoding c-type cytochrome, producing MNRAFLPAAGAAFVKSLLVATFAVSGLVSAAEHAPAPAKADAAKGATLYDNGDAARGLPACVSCHGAAGNSTIADNPKLAAQFDAYTHKQLIDFTTPKRKQAVMTMYAKMLSEDEKKNIAAYLAVQKPKPGAAKNKDTVLLGKQIYRGGIPATGVAACASCHGANGNGIPAQFPRLAGQHQTYTVSQLQAFKEGKRENSVQMTTLAQRMSTKEMEAVADYIAGLK from the coding sequence ATGAATCGTGCGTTTTTACCGGCCGCCGGAGCGGCGTTTGTGAAATCCTTGCTGGTGGCTACCTTTGCCGTATCGGGCCTCGTGTCCGCTGCCGAGCATGCACCCGCCCCAGCCAAGGCCGACGCCGCCAAAGGCGCGACCCTGTACGACAACGGCGATGCCGCGCGCGGCTTGCCCGCCTGCGTCTCCTGCCATGGTGCGGCCGGCAATTCGACCATCGCCGACAATCCCAAGCTGGCTGCCCAGTTCGACGCTTATACCCACAAGCAATTGATCGATTTCACCACGCCCAAGCGCAAGCAGGCCGTGATGACCATGTACGCCAAGATGCTGTCGGAAGACGAAAAGAAAAACATCGCAGCTTACCTCGCGGTCCAGAAACCAAAACCGGGCGCTGCCAAGAACAAGGACACTGTCCTGCTGGGCAAGCAAATCTATCGCGGCGGCATTCCTGCCACCGGCGTGGCCGCCTGCGCCAGCTGCCACGGCGCCAACGGCAACGGCATCCCGGCGCAATTCCCGCGCCTGGCTGGCCAGCACCAGACCTACACGGTTTCGCAGTTGCAAGCATTCAAGGAAGGCAAGCGCGAAAACAGCGTCCAGATGACCACCCTGGCGCAGCGCATGTCGACCAAGGAAATGGAAGCCGTCGCCGATTACATCGCCGGCTTGAAGTAA
- a CDS encoding cytochrome c biogenesis protein ResB, which translates to MSTTGIVLNTRRPILDEAVELVSSMRFAISMLTIIAIASMIGTVLTQNQPMPNYVNQFGPFWFDVFNKLGLYAVYSAWWFLLILVFLIISTSLCIVRNAPKMIKDMRSWRENVRETSLRNFHHKAEWSAPLSRAELARQSAARLVDAGYAAKIVEKENGTLVAAKKGAANKFGYIFAHSSIIIILVGGMLDSDIPIQFQEWFLGKKPFVGGGLISQIPAENRLSLSNPTYRGNTLIPEGQSSDIAIIARPDGSLLQPLPFTIELKRFIIDFYSTGMPKLFASEVMIRDHETGKTFPATIKVNEPLIYKGVAVYQSSFEDGGSKLKMLAYPMSGTDKASFAMDGEVNTSTPLARGGEQYTVEWSGFRPFNVENTAGNQDVRAVTKGQSLNEEFAATLSKFSGSAGKNANNKDLKNVGPSVQYKLRDKTGQAREYQNYMQPVTVDGAEVFLAGVRASPNDPFSYLRIPSDEAHTVKEWMRLRAALADPALRELAAERYARRAMPATSNTPAATLARQLQDSSSKSLSIFAGDGKQGGYVAVSRFLEKIPAAEQEKAADIFMKILNGTLWELWQAARDKDGLPQMAGDDTHARFLQLATNALSDSFFYGAPVYLQLDEFVEVKASVLQVTRSPGKAVVYLGCVFLVLGVFAMFYIRERRLWVWVRDGDDGGPAHALMAMSTQRKTLDFEHEFNDLKAKLPQLA; encoded by the coding sequence ATGAGCACCACCGGAATAGTTCTGAACACGCGCCGCCCCATCCTGGACGAGGCAGTCGAGCTGGTCTCGTCGATGCGCTTTGCCATCAGCATGCTCACCATCATCGCGATTGCCTCGATGATCGGCACGGTCCTGACGCAAAACCAGCCCATGCCCAATTACGTCAACCAGTTCGGTCCGTTCTGGTTCGATGTATTCAACAAGCTCGGCCTGTACGCGGTGTATTCGGCCTGGTGGTTCCTGCTGATCCTGGTATTCCTGATCATCTCGACCTCGCTGTGCATTGTGCGCAACGCGCCGAAAATGATCAAGGACATGCGCAGCTGGCGCGAAAACGTGCGCGAAACCTCGCTGCGCAACTTCCACCACAAGGCCGAGTGGAGCGCGCCGCTCTCGCGTGCCGAGCTTGCCCGCCAGAGCGCCGCGCGCCTGGTCGACGCCGGCTACGCGGCCAAGATCGTGGAAAAGGAGAACGGCACCCTGGTCGCGGCCAAGAAGGGCGCGGCCAACAAGTTCGGCTATATCTTCGCGCACAGCTCGATCATCATCATCCTGGTCGGCGGCATGCTCGATTCGGACATTCCTATCCAGTTCCAGGAATGGTTCCTGGGCAAGAAACCCTTCGTGGGCGGCGGCCTGATTTCCCAGATTCCCGCCGAGAACCGCCTGAGCTTGAGCAACCCAACTTACCGCGGCAATACCCTCATCCCCGAAGGCCAGTCGAGCGATATCGCCATCATTGCGCGGCCGGACGGCTCGCTGCTGCAGCCGCTGCCGTTCACAATCGAGCTCAAGCGCTTCATCATCGATTTTTATTCGACCGGCATGCCCAAGCTGTTCGCCAGCGAAGTCATGATCCGCGACCACGAAACCGGCAAGACCTTTCCGGCCACGATCAAGGTCAACGAACCGCTGATCTACAAGGGCGTGGCGGTGTACCAGTCGAGCTTCGAAGATGGCGGCAGCAAGCTCAAGATGCTGGCCTACCCGATGAGCGGCACCGACAAGGCTTCCTTCGCCATGGATGGCGAAGTGAACACGTCCACGCCGCTGGCGCGCGGCGGCGAGCAATACACGGTCGAGTGGAGCGGTTTCCGCCCGTTCAACGTCGAAAACACGGCCGGCAACCAGGATGTGCGCGCGGTCACCAAGGGCCAGAGCCTGAACGAGGAGTTCGCCGCGACGCTGTCGAAGTTTTCGGGTTCGGCCGGCAAGAATGCCAATAACAAGGACTTGAAGAACGTCGGCCCGAGCGTGCAGTACAAGCTGCGCGACAAGACCGGCCAGGCGCGCGAATACCAGAACTACATGCAGCCGGTGACGGTCGACGGCGCCGAAGTGTTCCTGGCCGGCGTGCGCGCCTCGCCCAACGATCCGTTCAGCTACCTGCGCATTCCGTCCGACGAAGCGCACACGGTCAAGGAATGGATGCGCCTGCGCGCGGCGCTGGCCGATCCGGCCCTGCGCGAGCTGGCCGCCGAACGCTACGCGCGCCGCGCCATGCCGGCCACCAGCAACACCCCGGCGGCCACCTTGGCGCGCCAGCTGCAGGATTCGTCCTCGAAGAGCCTGTCCATCTTCGCCGGCGACGGCAAGCAGGGCGGTTACGTGGCGGTGTCGCGCTTCCTGGAAAAAATTCCTGCCGCCGAGCAGGAAAAGGCCGCCGATATCTTCATGAAGATTCTCAACGGCACCCTGTGGGAATTGTGGCAGGCCGCGCGCGACAAGGATGGCCTGCCCCAGATGGCCGGCGACGACACCCATGCGCGCTTCCTGCAACTGGCCACCAATGCCCTGTCCGACAGCTTCTTCTACGGCGCCCCGGTGTATCTGCAGCTCGACGAATTCGTCGAGGTCAAGGCGTCGGTGCTGCAGGTGACGCGCTCGCCGGGCAAGGCCGTGGTCTATCTCGGCTGCGTGTTCCTGGTGCTGGGCGTGTTCGCCATGTTCTACATCCGCGAGCGGCGCCTGTGGGTCTGGGTGCGCGACGGCGACGATGGCGGCCCGGCGCACGCGCTGATGGCCATGAGCACGCAACGCAAGACGCTTGATTTCGAGCATGAATTTAACGATCTGAAAGCCAAGCTGCCGCAGTTGGCGTAA